One window of Solwaraspora sp. WMMA2056 genomic DNA carries:
- a CDS encoding NUDIX domain-containing protein, with the protein MTGVPYSFCSSCGVGYPADAGWPRQCGHCGQLVWRNPTPVAVAVVPVVTEKGLGVVVQRRDIEPARGELALPGGFIEYGEDWRTAVVRELREETGLDGAADQVRLYDVRSVPSGASLLIFGMLPPRPAKMLPPSAPTDEATEWLVTTEPVELAFPLHTEVLTRVLDEASGVAAAGTLTT; encoded by the coding sequence GTGACCGGTGTGCCGTACTCGTTCTGCTCGTCCTGCGGTGTCGGCTACCCGGCCGATGCCGGCTGGCCCCGTCAGTGTGGCCACTGTGGTCAGCTGGTGTGGCGCAATCCGACGCCGGTGGCGGTCGCGGTGGTCCCGGTCGTCACCGAGAAAGGGCTCGGCGTGGTGGTGCAGCGCCGTGACATCGAGCCGGCGCGCGGCGAGTTGGCGCTGCCCGGCGGGTTCATCGAGTACGGCGAGGACTGGCGTACCGCAGTGGTCCGTGAGTTGCGCGAGGAGACCGGATTGGACGGTGCGGCCGACCAGGTGCGGCTCTACGACGTACGGAGCGTGCCGAGCGGTGCCAGTCTGCTGATCTTCGGCATGCTTCCGCCCCGGCCCGCCAAGATGTTGCCGCCGTCGGCACCCACCGACGAGGCTACCGAGTGGCTGGTGACGACCGAGCCGGTCGAGTTGGCGTTCCCGTTGCACACCGAGGTGCTGACCCGGGTGCTCGACGAGGCGTCCGGGGTCGCGGCGGCCGGTACCCTGACGACGTGA
- a CDS encoding DUF1707 domain-containing protein, with protein MNDVPDRLPAERLRASDADRERVAEVLRTAAAEGRIDLPELDERLTQVYAARTYADLEPLTRDIPRAVSDAVARRGGGDVAVSRPAGWAVAVMSGFDRRGRWVAPGVLRAVAFWGGGRIDLRQAQFDANVIRIRAWAIMGGIDIVVPDDAEVSVNGLGLMGAFDQRAAGLGSPGGPRIQISGLAFWGGVSIRRRGRPGR; from the coding sequence GTGAACGACGTTCCTGACCGGCTGCCGGCCGAGCGGCTGCGGGCCTCCGACGCCGACCGTGAGCGGGTGGCCGAGGTGCTGCGGACGGCGGCGGCCGAGGGGCGGATCGACCTGCCCGAGTTGGACGAGCGGCTCACCCAGGTGTACGCGGCCCGTACCTACGCCGATCTGGAGCCGCTCACCCGGGACATCCCCCGCGCGGTCTCCGACGCGGTGGCGCGCCGGGGCGGTGGCGACGTCGCCGTGTCCCGCCCGGCGGGCTGGGCGGTCGCGGTGATGAGCGGGTTCGACCGGCGGGGCCGGTGGGTGGCGCCGGGCGTGCTGCGGGCGGTGGCCTTCTGGGGCGGCGGGCGGATCGACCTGCGCCAGGCGCAGTTCGACGCGAACGTGATCCGGATCCGGGCCTGGGCGATCATGGGCGGTATCGACATCGTGGTGCCCGACGACGCGGAGGTGTCGGTCAACGGCCTGGGTCTGATGGGCGCCTTCGATCAGCGGGCCGCCGGGCTGGGCAGTCCGGGTGGGCCGAGGATCCAGATCAGCGGGTTGGCGTTCTGGGGCGGTGTCTCGATCAGACGGCGGGGCCGGCCGGGACGCTGA
- a CDS encoding 4'-phosphopantetheinyl transferase superfamily protein translates to MIEDLLPTTVIAREAFDDSVPVTLYPEEEAALGNPVDKRRREFGTARRCAHEALAQLGFTGVGVPAGPRREPRWPAGVVGSITHCAGYRAAVVARSTDLVTVGIDAEPHEPLPAGVLDSITAPNESTWLAARRATHPQIHWERLLFCAKEAVYKAWYPLTQRWLGFEQAYVDARPDDQTDPATGRFDARLLVPGPVLPDGAPLTAFTGRWLVRNGLIVAAISVPAGPAV, encoded by the coding sequence ATGATCGAAGACCTGCTGCCGACGACGGTCATCGCCCGCGAGGCGTTCGACGACAGCGTGCCGGTCACCCTCTATCCCGAGGAGGAGGCGGCGCTGGGCAACCCGGTCGACAAGCGGCGCCGTGAGTTCGGCACCGCCCGGCGGTGCGCCCACGAGGCCCTCGCCCAACTGGGCTTCACCGGAGTCGGGGTGCCAGCCGGACCCCGCCGGGAGCCACGCTGGCCGGCCGGCGTCGTCGGCAGCATCACCCACTGCGCCGGCTACCGGGCGGCCGTGGTCGCCCGGTCCACCGACCTCGTCACGGTCGGCATCGACGCCGAGCCGCACGAGCCGTTGCCGGCCGGCGTGCTGGACAGCATCACCGCGCCCAACGAGTCGACCTGGTTGGCCGCCCGCCGCGCCACTCATCCCCAGATCCACTGGGAACGCCTGCTGTTCTGCGCCAAGGAAGCCGTCTACAAAGCCTGGTACCCGCTGACCCAGCGGTGGCTCGGCTTCGAGCAGGCGTACGTCGACGCCCGACCCGACGACCAGACCGACCCGGCAACCGGGCGGTTCGACGCCCGGCTGCTGGTGCCCGGACCGGTGCTGCCCGACGGTGCGCCGCTGACCGCGTTCACCGGTCGCTGGCTCGTCCGCAACGGGCTGATCGTGGCGGCGATCAGCGTCCCGGCCGGCCCCGCCGTCTGA
- a CDS encoding DUF4878 domain-containing protein, with protein MSYPPPPAPPPEPKPGRGRRTTMIVVAIVLAVVLLCCLGAAGVGFWLYQTISAATTPVRDAASDHLDALRAGDHAGAYQRLCAEQQALLTEAEFVDRESAGPQITGYDIVGTTVSSTNGQATGVVTVDITDDGGTERQQVITLVEENGQWRVC; from the coding sequence ATGAGCTATCCGCCGCCCCCCGCCCCGCCCCCCGAGCCGAAGCCCGGCCGGGGCCGGCGCACCACGATGATCGTCGTCGCGATCGTGCTCGCTGTCGTCCTGCTCTGCTGCCTCGGTGCCGCCGGTGTCGGCTTCTGGCTGTACCAGACCATCTCGGCGGCCACCACCCCGGTCCGGGACGCGGCAAGCGACCACCTCGACGCGCTGCGTGCCGGCGACCACGCCGGGGCGTACCAGCGGCTCTGCGCCGAGCAGCAGGCCCTGCTGACCGAGGCCGAGTTCGTCGACCGGGAATCGGCCGGCCCGCAGATCACCGGGTACGACATCGTCGGCACCACCGTTTCCAGCACCAACGGGCAGGCCACCGGCGTGGTCACCGTGGACATCACCGACGACGGTGGCACCGAACGCCAGCAAGTGATCACACTGGTCGAGGAGAACGGCCAGTGGCGGGTGTGCTGA
- a CDS encoding family 43 glycosylhydrolase, which translates to MPRRARPPAVRPARTALASLAALALTAGLLAAGPTAATAAELTDGLVLWYKLDAAAGTVATDASGNARHGTVRGGADWSGDDGLGFNGTDTYVRLPDDVLRDLTSVTVAFDVYVDPAQATPYFIYGIGNTSGGTGDGYLFATGDQLRTAIASGNWSTEQNTRPTPARNLARGVWKHLTYAQTGTTGVLYEDGVEIGRNTAVTITPASIGGGTTTANYIGRSVYTADRYLDGRIRDFRIYDRAVDADEAAALGARAAAGVVARDTAALDLGDTSAVTGDLTLPAVGAAGSTITWASSDPDVVSTTGKVTRPALGQPDATATLTATLARGSVTDTKTFEVTVLAQFDDARIVAAAAAALTVHGVDDVRGNLTLPTTGADGTTVNWASDDPAVIATDGVVHRPAPGDATVTVTLTATVTRNAASASREFTATVPALPAPADRTGYLFSYFTGEGTATGEQVYFALSQGNDPLHWQQLNDGRPVLTSTLGEQGLRDPFIIRSPEGDKFYQIATDLRIHGNGNWDGAQRHGSKSIMVWESTDLVNWTDQRLVQVSPDTAGNTWAPETYYDPTIGAYVVFWASKLYAADDPDHTGNTYNKMLYATTRDFHTFSEPQVWVDPGYSVIDSTVIDHDGVYYRFTKDERNNSSSTPCSKFILAETSTSLRSTDWEFLADCIGRGAMSQGEGPTIFKSNTEEKWYLFIDEFGGRGYIPFETTDLASGVWTPSSDYALPTSPRHGTVLPVTQAEYDALLAAYGPDPGPEPTDGLLLHYEFDETGGSVATDASGQGRHGTYQRTPAFGTGVDGGSFKMSGGASNSTTAPYVTIPNGVFAGVTSTTVATWVKWDASSTANQWIYGLGPDRNRYLFSGPNTNGVLFSAITTGSWQAEKQLRASSALTGGEWKHVAVTVDSATRTAVMYLDGVAIARATDVAVRPADLHDATGGSAGYIGRSLYGEDPYFAGEVDDFRIYGRALTADEVYALGGDPAAITGAALPQLKVDAIVDAELHRVILPVRPDTDLTALAPEFTLAPGANVAPASGTVRDLSAPVTYTVTGADGATATWTVEARLMRSPVLPGLYADPNIAVFGDRFYLYATTDGFAGWSGTKFSVFSSADLVNWTDHGVILDLETDVDWADNSAWAPTIAERDGKWYFYFSGGKATGDTGKHLGVAVADSPTGPFRDALGEPLVPAGTYPGQMIDPAVFTDDDGRSYLYWGNGYAYQVELNDDMVSFDPAKVTSHRPAGYNEGAFVIKRDGRYYFMWSENDTRSEDYQVAYAVGDSPLGPWSERRGTILRKDLSLGIKGTGHHSVVRVPGTDDWYIAYHRFAIPDGDGTHRETTIDRLEFAADGSIVPVVPTLESVTPIRPVNTAPVVTAATGPGGPVPAGTPVEVTATFTDSGVDDTHRCVLVWGDGATGTGTVDGSTCVAGHTYTEPGVYRPTVTVIDDRGAAHTLAAGYLTVHRADGGHVAGSGWFTSPAGAYVADGQLAGRAEFGFVAAAGPDAAGPDAVALRLRLGDREFTASRHRGYVVDGPQVRFNGRGTINGAGDYTYMVGLNDEALREPAPGDGGRDRFWIRITETATGTVVYDSRTNATTTALGGGAVVVTLG; encoded by the coding sequence ATGCCCCGACGTGCCCGACCGCCGGCCGTCAGACCGGCGCGAACAGCGCTGGCGTCCCTGGCCGCCCTCGCCCTCACCGCCGGCCTGCTGGCCGCCGGACCGACCGCCGCCACCGCTGCCGAGCTGACCGACGGTCTCGTGCTGTGGTACAAGCTGGACGCCGCAGCCGGTACGGTCGCCACCGACGCCTCCGGCAACGCCCGCCACGGCACCGTCCGCGGTGGCGCGGACTGGTCCGGCGACGACGGGCTCGGCTTCAACGGCACCGACACCTACGTACGGCTGCCCGACGACGTGCTGCGCGACCTGACCTCGGTGACCGTCGCGTTCGACGTGTACGTCGACCCGGCGCAGGCCACGCCGTACTTCATCTACGGGATCGGCAACACCAGCGGCGGCACCGGCGACGGCTACCTGTTCGCCACCGGCGACCAGTTGCGGACCGCGATCGCCAGCGGGAACTGGTCCACCGAGCAGAACACCCGGCCGACCCCCGCCCGTAACCTCGCCCGGGGCGTCTGGAAGCACCTCACCTACGCCCAGACCGGCACCACCGGCGTGCTCTACGAGGACGGCGTCGAGATCGGCCGCAACACCGCGGTGACCATCACCCCCGCCTCGATCGGCGGCGGCACCACCACGGCCAACTACATCGGACGATCCGTCTACACCGCCGACCGCTACCTCGACGGCCGGATCCGTGACTTCCGGATCTACGACCGGGCGGTCGACGCCGACGAGGCTGCCGCACTCGGTGCCCGCGCGGCCGCCGGGGTCGTCGCCCGGGACACCGCCGCGCTGGACCTCGGCGACACCAGCGCGGTCACCGGCGACCTGACCCTGCCGGCCGTCGGCGCCGCCGGTTCCACGATCACCTGGGCCAGCAGCGACCCCGACGTGGTCTCGACGACCGGGAAGGTGACCCGCCCGGCGCTGGGCCAGCCGGACGCCACCGCCACCCTCACCGCCACCCTGGCCCGAGGGTCGGTCACCGACACGAAGACGTTCGAGGTGACCGTACTGGCGCAGTTCGACGACGCCCGGATCGTCGCCGCCGCCGCGGCCGCGCTGACCGTGCACGGCGTCGACGACGTACGCGGGAACCTGACCCTGCCCACGACGGGCGCCGACGGCACCACCGTGAACTGGGCGTCGGACGACCCGGCGGTGATCGCCACCGACGGGGTGGTCCACCGGCCGGCACCCGGCGACGCCACCGTCACCGTCACCCTGACCGCCACCGTCACCCGCAACGCGGCCAGCGCCAGCCGCGAGTTCACCGCCACCGTGCCGGCGCTGCCGGCACCGGCCGACCGCACCGGCTACCTGTTCAGCTACTTCACCGGCGAAGGCACCGCCACCGGCGAGCAGGTCTACTTCGCGCTCAGCCAGGGCAACGACCCGCTGCACTGGCAGCAGCTCAACGACGGCCGGCCGGTGCTGACCTCGACGTTGGGCGAGCAGGGCCTGCGGGACCCGTTCATCATCCGCTCCCCGGAAGGTGACAAGTTCTACCAGATCGCCACCGACCTACGGATCCACGGCAACGGCAACTGGGACGGCGCGCAGCGCCACGGCAGCAAGTCGATCATGGTCTGGGAGTCCACCGACCTGGTCAACTGGACCGACCAGCGCCTCGTGCAGGTATCCCCGGACACCGCCGGTAACACCTGGGCGCCGGAGACCTACTACGACCCGACGATCGGCGCGTACGTCGTCTTCTGGGCCTCGAAGCTCTACGCCGCCGACGACCCGGACCACACCGGAAACACGTACAACAAGATGCTGTACGCCACCACCCGCGACTTCCACACGTTCTCCGAACCGCAGGTGTGGGTCGACCCCGGCTACTCGGTCATCGACTCGACCGTCATCGACCACGACGGTGTCTACTACCGGTTCACCAAGGACGAACGCAACAACTCGTCGTCCACGCCGTGCAGCAAGTTCATCCTCGCCGAGACGTCGACGTCGCTGCGCAGTACCGACTGGGAGTTCCTGGCCGACTGCATCGGCCGGGGCGCGATGTCCCAGGGCGAGGGACCGACGATCTTCAAGTCGAACACCGAGGAGAAGTGGTACCTGTTCATCGACGAGTTCGGCGGGCGCGGCTACATCCCGTTCGAGACCACCGACCTCGCCTCCGGGGTGTGGACGCCGTCGAGTGACTACGCGCTGCCGACCAGCCCCCGGCACGGCACCGTCCTGCCGGTCACCCAGGCCGAGTACGACGCGCTGCTCGCCGCGTACGGACCGGACCCCGGGCCGGAGCCGACCGACGGGCTGCTGCTGCACTACGAGTTCGACGAGACCGGCGGCAGCGTCGCCACCGACGCCTCCGGGCAGGGCCGGCACGGCACCTACCAGCGCACCCCCGCGTTCGGCACCGGCGTCGACGGTGGCTCGTTCAAGATGAGCGGCGGCGCCAGCAACTCCACCACCGCGCCGTACGTCACCATCCCCAACGGCGTGTTCGCCGGGGTCACCAGCACCACCGTGGCGACCTGGGTCAAGTGGGACGCCTCCAGCACCGCCAACCAGTGGATCTACGGGTTGGGGCCGGACCGCAACCGTTACCTGTTCAGCGGCCCGAACACCAACGGGGTGCTGTTCTCGGCGATCACCACCGGCAGCTGGCAGGCCGAGAAGCAACTGCGGGCGTCGTCGGCGTTGACCGGCGGCGAGTGGAAACACGTCGCGGTGACCGTCGACTCGGCCACCCGTACCGCCGTGATGTATCTCGACGGCGTCGCGATCGCCCGGGCCACCGACGTGGCCGTGCGCCCGGCGGACCTGCACGACGCCACCGGCGGCAGTGCCGGCTACATCGGACGGTCGCTGTACGGCGAGGATCCGTACTTCGCCGGTGAGGTCGACGACTTCCGGATCTACGGCCGGGCGTTGACCGCCGACGAGGTGTACGCCCTCGGCGGCGACCCGGCGGCGATCACCGGGGCGGCCCTGCCGCAGCTCAAGGTGGACGCGATCGTCGACGCCGAGCTCCATCGGGTGATCCTGCCGGTCCGCCCGGACACCGACCTGACCGCCCTGGCCCCGGAGTTCACCCTGGCCCCCGGCGCGAACGTCGCACCCGCGTCGGGCACCGTCCGGGACCTGAGCGCGCCGGTGACGTACACCGTCACCGGCGCCGACGGTGCCACCGCGACCTGGACCGTCGAGGCCCGGCTGATGCGTTCCCCGGTCCTTCCCGGTCTGTACGCCGACCCGAACATCGCGGTCTTCGGCGACCGGTTCTACCTCTACGCCACCACCGACGGTTTCGCCGGCTGGAGCGGCACGAAGTTCTCGGTGTTCTCCTCGGCGGACCTGGTGAACTGGACCGACCACGGGGTCATCCTGGATCTGGAGACCGACGTCGACTGGGCGGACAACAGCGCCTGGGCGCCGACGATCGCCGAACGCGACGGCAAGTGGTACTTCTACTTCAGCGGTGGGAAGGCCACCGGGGACACCGGTAAGCACCTCGGGGTCGCCGTCGCCGACTCGCCGACCGGGCCGTTCCGCGACGCGCTCGGCGAGCCGCTGGTGCCGGCGGGCACGTACCCCGGTCAGATGATCGACCCGGCGGTCTTCACCGACGACGACGGCCGCTCCTACCTGTACTGGGGCAACGGCTACGCCTACCAGGTCGAGCTCAACGACGACATGGTGTCGTTCGACCCTGCGAAGGTCACCTCGCACCGGCCGGCCGGCTACAACGAGGGCGCGTTCGTCATCAAACGGGACGGCCGCTACTACTTCATGTGGTCGGAGAACGACACCCGCAGCGAGGACTACCAGGTGGCGTACGCCGTCGGTGACTCGCCGCTGGGGCCGTGGAGCGAGCGGCGCGGCACGATCCTGCGCAAGGACCTGTCGCTGGGGATCAAGGGCACCGGGCATCACTCGGTGGTGCGGGTGCCAGGCACCGACGACTGGTACATCGCGTACCACCGGTTCGCCATCCCGGACGGCGACGGCACCCACCGGGAGACCACCATCGACCGGCTGGAGTTCGCCGCCGACGGCTCCATCGTGCCGGTGGTGCCGACCCTGGAGAGCGTCACGCCGATCCGGCCGGTCAACACCGCCCCGGTGGTCACCGCCGCGACCGGGCCGGGCGGGCCGGTTCCGGCCGGCACACCCGTCGAGGTCACCGCGACCTTCACCGACTCCGGTGTCGACGACACCCACCGGTGTGTCCTGGTCTGGGGCGACGGTGCCACCGGCACCGGCACGGTCGACGGGTCGACCTGTGTGGCCGGCCACACCTACACCGAGCCGGGCGTGTACCGGCCGACGGTCACGGTGATCGACGACCGGGGTGCCGCGCACACGCTGGCCGCCGGTTACCTAACGGTGCACCGCGCCGACGGCGGGCACGTCGCCGGATCCGGCTGGTTCACCTCGCCGGCCGGGGCGTACGTCGCCGACGGGCAGCTGGCCGGACGGGCCGAGTTCGGCTTCGTCGCGGCGGCCGGGCCGGACGCGGCCGGGCCGGACGCGGTGGCGCTGCGGCTGCGGCTCGGGGACCGGGAGTTCACCGCCAGCCGCCACCGGGGGTACGTGGTCGACGGGCCGCAGGTGCGGTTCAACGGTCGGGGCACCATCAACGGTGCCGGTGACTACACGTACATGGTCGGGTTGAACGACGAGGCGCTGCGGGAGCCCGCACCGGGCGACGGCGGCAGGGACCGGTTCTGGATCCGGATCACCGAGACGGCCACCGGGACGGTCGTCTACGACAGCCGGACCAACGCCACCACCACCGCGCTCGGCGGTGGCGCGGTCGTCGTCACACTGGGTTGA
- a CDS encoding TM2 domain-containing protein translates to MAGPATEQKSWLVALLLSFFLGGFGAHRFYVGKIGTGVLMLVTFGGLGIWALIDFIMILIGKFSDKQGQPLAK, encoded by the coding sequence ATGGCAGGACCGGCAACCGAGCAGAAGTCCTGGCTCGTCGCGCTGCTGCTCAGCTTCTTCCTCGGCGGGTTCGGTGCCCACCGGTTCTACGTTGGCAAGATCGGTACCGGCGTGCTGATGCTGGTCACCTTCGGTGGGCTGGGAATCTGGGCGCTGATCGACTTCATCATGATCCTGATCGGCAAGTTCAGCGACAAGCAGGGCCAGCCGCTCGCCAAGTGA
- a CDS encoding Ig-like domain-containing protein has protein sequence MIAAVLAATGMVFGFALRPAYAAPACTVDYQVTREWSTGFIARMTLTNLGPPVSTWRLTFTPGARQTINSAYRQVPPGLVLSALAWPYELRSDAGAYHLDTGESVRVQFSGSYSVANPPPTSYHFNGQACNMDPDLPPSPSIPPSPSVPPTESFPPVVALRSPQMNQIFATTAPIPVAADATAAAGRRITRVEFRSAGTLLHTDTTAPYAFTWHGAQPTNGTRITATAYDDAGTHATAEVRGVRVVSPAPPGHAPALTMAGNQLVTVDQPPRPYQLRGVVRAGAETLCRDGSGIFHGPVDDDSVQAMRRWRINAVRVLVDPECWLSRDTVPPAFRGAAYRDAISGYAQRLVRHGITPVLAWHGPATSLQRTFWVDVAAHFDDDNSILFDLYGDAYPAVGELPPDAAWQAWRDGRPSAGLPSDWPEFGADTLIYNIRHFAGSHNTLLIGGLDGGNDLSGWLAYRPDDPAGRNLAAAWRVDDDAACATVTCWQQQVAPVAAEVPLVAVEVSEDTGGHRFVGTAIDWLDTRRIGFLGSVWHTDGYPGVPPLIRDYDGRPTPYGAGVKHHLRR, from the coding sequence TTGATCGCTGCCGTCCTGGCAGCCACTGGCATGGTGTTCGGGTTCGCCCTGCGCCCGGCGTACGCCGCGCCCGCCTGCACGGTCGACTACCAGGTGACCAGGGAATGGTCGACCGGGTTCATCGCCAGGATGACACTGACCAATCTGGGTCCGCCGGTCTCCACCTGGCGACTCACCTTCACTCCGGGTGCCCGACAGACCATCAACTCCGCCTACCGGCAGGTGCCGCCAGGTCTCGTCCTGAGCGCGCTCGCCTGGCCGTACGAGCTGCGCTCCGACGCCGGGGCGTACCACCTGGACACCGGCGAGTCGGTGCGGGTGCAGTTCAGTGGCAGCTATTCCGTGGCCAACCCGCCACCGACGAGCTACCACTTCAACGGCCAGGCCTGCAACATGGACCCCGACCTGCCGCCCAGCCCGAGCATTCCGCCCAGCCCGAGTGTCCCGCCGACCGAATCGTTCCCACCGGTCGTCGCGCTGCGCAGCCCGCAGATGAACCAGATCTTCGCCACGACCGCGCCGATCCCGGTGGCGGCCGATGCCACCGCAGCCGCCGGGCGTCGGATCACCCGGGTCGAGTTCCGCTCCGCCGGCACCCTGCTGCACACCGACACCACCGCCCCGTACGCCTTCACCTGGCACGGTGCCCAGCCGACCAACGGGACGCGGATCACGGCGACCGCCTACGACGACGCCGGCACCCACGCCACCGCCGAGGTCCGTGGCGTCCGGGTGGTGAGCCCCGCGCCGCCCGGTCACGCCCCGGCGCTGACCATGGCCGGCAACCAACTGGTCACCGTCGACCAGCCACCCCGGCCGTACCAGCTGCGCGGCGTGGTCCGGGCCGGCGCCGAGACACTCTGCCGCGACGGCTCGGGAATCTTCCACGGCCCGGTCGACGACGACTCGGTGCAAGCGATGCGGCGGTGGCGGATCAACGCCGTACGGGTTCTGGTCGACCCCGAATGCTGGCTGAGCCGGGACACCGTCCCGCCGGCCTTCCGGGGTGCCGCCTACCGGGACGCGATCAGCGGGTACGCGCAGCGGCTCGTCCGGCACGGGATCACCCCGGTCCTGGCCTGGCACGGCCCGGCGACCTCGTTGCAACGGACGTTCTGGGTGGACGTCGCCGCCCACTTCGACGACGACAACAGCATCCTGTTCGATCTGTACGGCGACGCGTACCCGGCGGTCGGCGAGTTGCCGCCCGACGCGGCGTGGCAGGCGTGGCGCGACGGCCGTCCGTCGGCCGGCCTGCCCTCCGACTGGCCGGAGTTCGGAGCGGACACCCTGATCTACAACATCCGGCACTTCGCCGGCAGCCACAACACCCTGCTGATCGGCGGCCTCGACGGCGGCAACGACCTGTCCGGCTGGCTGGCGTACCGGCCGGACGACCCGGCCGGCCGCAACCTCGCCGCCGCCTGGCGGGTCGACGACGACGCGGCCTGCGCCACCGTGACCTGCTGGCAGCAGCAGGTCGCGCCGGTCGCCGCCGAGGTGCCGCTGGTCGCGGTCGAGGTGAGTGAGGACACCGGCGGGCACCGGTTCGTCGGTACGGCGATCGACTGGCTCGACACGCGCCGGATCGGCTTCCTCGGCTCGGTCTGGCACACCGACGGCTACCCGGGCGTACCGCCGTTGATCCGTGACTACGACGGCCGGCCGACACCGTACGGTGCCGGGGTGAAGCACCACCTGCGACGGTGA
- a CDS encoding zinc-binding alcohol dehydrogenase, protein MTPRDHAFWLRAPGDGEIRPVEVGPPGPGEVLVRTLFSGLSRGTETLVFRGEVPPSQYAVMRAPHQEGDFPAPVKYGYLNVGRVEQGPAALVGRTVFCLYPHQTRYVVPADAVTVVPETVPARRAVLAGTVETAVNALWDAAPLLGDRIAVVGAGMVGATVAALAAGFPGVRVELVDVDPDRARVAAALGVGFAHPDTATGDCDLVLHASATAAGLARSLELLAVEGTVVDLSWYGDRPVTVPLGEHFHSRRLTVRSSQVGLVSPARRDRRGYAGRLAVALDLLADDRFDALLTGESDFADLPRVLPRLAAGELPASCHVIRYPTGG, encoded by the coding sequence ATGACACCGCGCGACCACGCGTTCTGGCTGCGCGCGCCCGGCGACGGCGAGATCAGACCGGTCGAGGTCGGCCCGCCCGGCCCCGGTGAGGTACTGGTCCGCACCCTGTTCAGCGGGTTGAGCCGGGGCACCGAGACGCTGGTCTTCCGCGGTGAGGTGCCACCCAGCCAGTACGCGGTGATGCGCGCCCCGCACCAGGAGGGCGACTTTCCCGCCCCGGTCAAGTACGGCTACCTCAACGTCGGGCGGGTCGAGCAGGGCCCGGCCGCGCTCGTCGGGCGTACCGTCTTCTGTCTCTACCCGCACCAGACCCGCTACGTGGTGCCGGCCGACGCGGTCACCGTGGTGCCGGAGACCGTGCCGGCCCGCCGCGCGGTGCTCGCCGGCACGGTGGAGACCGCAGTCAACGCGCTGTGGGACGCCGCTCCCCTGCTCGGCGACCGGATCGCCGTGGTCGGCGCCGGGATGGTCGGTGCCACGGTCGCCGCGCTCGCCGCCGGATTCCCCGGCGTCCGGGTCGAACTGGTCGACGTCGACCCTGACCGGGCGCGGGTCGCCGCCGCGCTCGGCGTCGGGTTCGCCCACCCGGACACCGCCACCGGCGACTGCGACCTGGTGCTGCACGCCAGCGCCACGGCTGCCGGGCTGGCCCGGTCGTTGGAGTTGCTCGCCGTCGAGGGCACGGTGGTCGACCTCAGCTGGTACGGCGACCGCCCGGTCACCGTACCGCTCGGCGAGCACTTCCACTCCCGCCGGTTGACCGTCCGCAGCAGCCAGGTCGGGCTGGTGTCGCCGGCCCGCCGCGACCGGCGCGGGTACGCCGGCCGGCTCGCCGTCGCCCTGGACCTGCTCGCCGACGACCGGTTCGACGCCCTGCTGACCGGCGAGAGCGACTTCGCCGACCTGCCACGGGTGCTGCCCCGGCTCGCGGCCGGCGAGCTACCGGCGTCGTGCCACGTGATCCGTTACCCGACTGGAGGATGA
- a CDS encoding 6-carboxytetrahydropterin synthase, which yields MFSVTVRDHIMVAHSFTGDVFGPAQRLHGATFVVDATFKRTDLDSDNIVVDIGLATEQLKAVLAELNYRNLDDEPAFAGVNTSTEWLAKLIADRLADRVHAGDLGAGAHGLAGISVTLHESHVAWASYERAL from the coding sequence ATGTTCAGCGTCACCGTCCGTGACCACATCATGGTCGCCCACAGTTTCACCGGTGACGTGTTCGGGCCGGCGCAACGACTGCACGGAGCGACCTTCGTCGTCGACGCGACGTTCAAGCGCACCGACCTCGACAGCGACAACATCGTCGTCGACATCGGCCTGGCCACCGAGCAGCTCAAGGCCGTACTGGCGGAGTTGAACTACCGCAACCTCGACGACGAGCCGGCATTCGCGGGGGTCAACACCTCCACCGAGTGGCTGGCCAAGCTGATCGCCGACCGACTGGCCGACCGGGTGCACGCCGGGGACCTCGGTGCCGGTGCCCACGGCCTGGCCGGGATCAGCGTCACGCTGCACGAGTCGCACGTCGCGTGGGCGAGCTACGAGCGGGCGCTCTGA